CAAGGTGAGGCTTTCGAGCTTTCGTGGGAAGAATGTTGTGTTGTTCTTTTACCCGAAAGATGGTTCACCGGGTTGTACGCGGGAGAACTGTCTTCTCCGCGACAGCATTCAGGATTTTGAGAAATTCGACGCCGTCGCGATAGGCATCAGCAGGGACAGCGTTGAAAGTCATCGACGTTTCGCGGAAAAACATCGGTTGACTCATTTGCTTCTCAGCGACCCATCGGGAGAGGTT
This DNA window, taken from Aigarchaeota archaeon, encodes the following:
- a CDS encoding peroxiredoxin, yielding MVSEGVAAPDFELVSQDGNKVRLSSFRGKNVVLFFYPKDGSPGCTRENCLLRDSIQDFEKFDAVAIGISRDSVESHRRFAEKHRLTHLLLSDPSGEV